One genomic window of Paenisporosarcina antarctica includes the following:
- a CDS encoding DUF4910 domain-containing protein: protein MKKSIFKVIFVAILALGTVAPIATLATHYTSTQVEKSVNLENTILQTIDSDSMFNNIKFLSKSPRVAGTEQEDDAVAYIKKNFESYGYKTEVQAFTFTDYTAPHTIKLSIDRFTKSLDPQALEYSISGQVSGEIVTAGLGKVEELQYLNLTGKIALLERGEISFNDKMSNVIAKGAVGVIFYNNVPGIIMGSLGEVNKALVPAVLLTEAEGDELVKHINKKPITHASITIKGSKSQKNISHNVIATKMPTSNLKQVNKSSKIDKDIIVISAHHDSVAGAPGANDNASGAAMTLELSRVMKNIPSETEIRFITFGAEEFGLLGSTHYVANLTKDEISRISANFNLDMVGSKDAGELILQTADGKQNLVTQQAQAASTKLNGEPTPVNQGDRSDHVPFANVGIPSALFIHNPAEPWYHKPEDKIDKISKEKLQDVAEIVSIALWNQIRIDHQVK from the coding sequence ATGAAGAAATCCATATTTAAAGTTATATTTGTAGCGATTTTAGCACTTGGCACGGTTGCTCCCATTGCGACTCTCGCGACACATTACACCTCTACACAAGTTGAAAAATCAGTTAATCTTGAAAACACAATTCTACAAACAATTGACTCCGACTCGATGTTTAACAATATTAAATTCCTATCCAAGTCGCCTCGAGTTGCAGGCACAGAGCAAGAAGATGATGCGGTTGCCTATATCAAAAAGAATTTTGAATCATATGGTTATAAAACTGAAGTTCAAGCTTTCACTTTCACTGATTACACTGCACCTCACACCATTAAATTATCTATAGATCGCTTTACAAAAAGTTTAGATCCACAGGCTTTGGAATATTCGATAAGTGGACAGGTATCTGGTGAAATTGTCACAGCTGGACTTGGTAAAGTTGAAGAGCTACAATATCTAAATTTAACCGGTAAAATTGCGCTATTGGAACGTGGTGAGATTAGTTTTAATGATAAAATGTCTAATGTTATTGCAAAAGGTGCTGTAGGTGTAATCTTTTACAACAATGTTCCTGGCATTATCATGGGTAGCCTTGGCGAAGTAAATAAGGCACTTGTTCCTGCGGTGTTATTGACAGAAGCTGAAGGTGACGAGTTGGTGAAACATATTAACAAGAAGCCTATTACACATGCGTCAATAACAATAAAAGGTTCAAAATCTCAAAAAAACATTTCACATAATGTCATTGCTACAAAGATGCCAACAAGTAACTTAAAACAAGTAAATAAATCAAGTAAGATAGACAAAGATATTATTGTGATTAGCGCACATCATGACTCAGTTGCAGGTGCACCAGGTGCCAATGATAATGCGTCGGGAGCTGCTATGACACTTGAACTGTCACGTGTAATGAAAAATATTCCTAGCGAGACTGAAATTCGTTTTATCACGTTTGGTGCAGAAGAGTTTGGATTACTTGGTTCTACTCACTACGTCGCGAATTTAACTAAGGATGAAATCAGCCGTATATCTGCGAATTTCAATCTAGATATGGTGGGAAGTAAAGATGCTGGTGAATTAATCTTACAGACAGCTGACGGCAAGCAGAATCTTGTCACACAACAAGCTCAGGCAGCTAGTACAAAGTTAAATGGTGAACCAACACCCGTTAATCAAGGGGACCGGAGTGATCATGTACCTTTTGCAAACGTCGGTATTCCCTCTGCTCTCTTCATTCATAATCCAGCTGAGCCTTGGTATCACAAGCCAGAAGATAAAATCGACAAAATTAGTAAAGAGAAACTACAAGATGTAGCAGAAATCGTTAGTATTGCTTTATGGAATCAAATTCGTATCGATCATCAAGTAAAATAA
- a CDS encoding SDR family NAD(P)-dependent oxidoreductase: protein MKVYVVTGASKGIGFELAKQLSGAGHFVIGIARTESKIDGVKFIKADLSETEKLESLTNEIIAAAPQHAVSFTLINNAGMVNPIGIIGSVNAEEITNAIAVNLTAPMIISNAFISKLKDSNVSKRIVNISSGAGRNAYEGWGTYCATKAGIDHFSRVVAIEQLNAQHPVDIVSIAPGIIDTGMQEIIRASKEEAFPLLDKFIEYKEQGLLSSAQQTAQKLISFMENEDFKEVGSIVDIRNY, encoded by the coding sequence ATGAAGGTTTATGTTGTTACAGGTGCGTCAAAAGGAATTGGTTTTGAACTGGCAAAACAATTGAGCGGAGCGGGACACTTTGTTATTGGGATTGCTCGAACAGAGAGTAAAATAGATGGGGTTAAATTCATTAAGGCAGATCTTTCTGAAACGGAGAAACTCGAATCTCTTACAAATGAAATAATTGCAGCTGCGCCACAACATGCGGTATCGTTCACGCTTATTAATAATGCTGGAATGGTTAATCCAATAGGCATAATAGGCTCAGTGAATGCGGAAGAAATAACGAATGCAATTGCAGTTAATTTAACAGCACCCATGATTATTTCGAATGCATTTATTTCTAAATTGAAGGATTCTAATGTAAGTAAACGTATCGTCAATATATCTTCCGGAGCGGGCCGAAATGCGTATGAAGGCTGGGGAACATACTGTGCAACAAAAGCGGGCATTGATCATTTTTCACGAGTAGTCGCAATTGAGCAATTAAATGCACAGCATCCAGTAGACATTGTCTCAATCGCTCCGGGCATCATCGACACCGGAATGCAAGAAATAATAAGAGCAAGTAAAGAAGAAGCTTTCCCTCTACTTGATAAATTTATTGAGTACAAAGAACAAGGATTACTAAGCAGTGCACAACAAACTGCACAAAAACTTATCTCATTCATGGAAAATGAAGACTTTAAAGAAGTTGGTTCAATAGTTGATATTAGAAATTATTAG
- a CDS encoding DUF779 domain-containing protein: MIERVIATDATLELIELLKSKHGQVMFHQSGGCCDGSAPMCFPDGDLIVGDQDVLLGSIGDSPFYMHKSQYDYWKHTQLIIDVIDGRGGMFSLEGVEGKRFLTRSRAFTEEEYHEIQASSKV, from the coding sequence ATGATTGAACGAGTCATTGCGACGGATGCTACGCTTGAACTAATTGAATTGTTGAAAAGCAAGCACGGGCAAGTGATGTTCCACCAATCAGGAGGTTGTTGTGATGGGTCAGCGCCTATGTGTTTCCCAGATGGTGATTTGATAGTGGGCGATCAAGATGTGCTGCTCGGTTCAATTGGTGATAGTCCTTTCTATATGCACAAAAGCCAATATGACTATTGGAAACATACGCAATTAATTATCGATGTGATAGACGGTCGAGGCGGCATGTTTTCTCTAGAAGGCGTAGAAGGTAAACGATTTTTAACCAGATCGCGCGCGTTTACTGAAGAGGAGTATCATGAAATACAAGCAAGCTCAAAAGTTTAA
- the adh gene encoding aldehyde dehydrogenase — protein MVYANPNTKGSIVTFKEKYDNYINGKWTAPVKGQYFDNVTPITGKNFTQIARSTSEDIELALDAAHAAKDAWGKTSVAERANILNKIADRMEENLEMLAVAETWDNGKAVRETLNADLPLGIDHFRYFAGAIRAQEGSLSQIDNDTVAYHFHEPIGVVAQIIPWNFPLLMAIWKLAPALAAGNCVVLKPAEQTPASILVFAELVGDLLPPGVLNVVNGFGLEAGKPLASNPRIGKVAFTGETTTGRMIMQYASQNLIPVTLELGGKSPNIFFEDVMDHDDAFLDKAVEGFVLFALNQGEVCTCPSRALVQESIYDKFMEKVLARVEAIKVGNPLDPNTMMGAQASNEQLEKILSYLDIGKQEGAECLIGGERNNLEGDLAGGYYVKPTVFKGNNKMRIFQEEIFGPVVSVTTFKTQEEALEIANDTLYGLGAGVWSRNMNTAYRFGRAIQAGRVWTNCYHAYPAHAAFGGYKMSGIGRENHLMMLNHYQQTKNLLVSYSEDKLGFF, from the coding sequence ATGGTATATGCAAATCCAAACACAAAAGGCTCAATTGTAACTTTTAAAGAGAAGTATGATAACTATATTAACGGAAAATGGACTGCCCCAGTAAAAGGTCAATATTTTGATAATGTGACGCCTATTACGGGTAAAAATTTCACTCAAATCGCTCGTTCAACTTCTGAAGACATTGAGCTAGCTTTAGATGCAGCTCATGCAGCAAAAGACGCATGGGGCAAAACATCTGTAGCTGAACGTGCTAATATTTTAAATAAAATTGCTGATCGCATGGAAGAAAATTTAGAGATGTTAGCAGTTGCAGAAACATGGGATAACGGAAAAGCAGTGCGTGAAACATTAAATGCTGACTTGCCACTTGGCATCGATCACTTCCGCTACTTTGCAGGAGCGATCCGTGCGCAAGAAGGATCTTTAAGTCAAATTGACAACGATACAGTTGCTTATCATTTTCATGAACCAATTGGTGTTGTAGCACAAATAATACCTTGGAATTTCCCATTGTTAATGGCTATTTGGAAGCTTGCACCAGCACTTGCGGCAGGAAACTGTGTCGTATTAAAACCTGCTGAGCAAACACCAGCTAGTATTCTAGTATTTGCAGAACTAGTGGGCGATCTGTTACCACCGGGCGTATTGAATGTCGTCAATGGTTTTGGTTTAGAAGCAGGGAAACCTCTTGCATCAAACCCGCGCATTGGGAAAGTTGCATTTACTGGTGAAACGACAACTGGTCGAATGATCATGCAGTATGCTTCCCAAAATTTAATCCCAGTTACATTAGAATTAGGTGGCAAGTCACCAAACATTTTCTTCGAAGATGTGATGGATCATGACGATGCATTCTTAGATAAAGCAGTAGAAGGATTTGTTTTGTTCGCATTAAATCAAGGTGAAGTATGTACTTGTCCTTCACGAGCGTTAGTTCAGGAATCGATTTACGATAAATTCATGGAGAAAGTATTAGCACGCGTTGAAGCAATTAAAGTAGGTAATCCTTTAGATCCAAACACAATGATGGGTGCACAAGCTTCAAATGAACAATTAGAAAAAATCTTGTCATACTTAGATATTGGTAAACAAGAAGGAGCAGAGTGTCTAATTGGTGGAGAACGCAATAATTTAGAAGGCGATTTAGCTGGTGGGTATTATGTAAAACCAACTGTCTTCAAAGGGAATAACAAAATGCGTATTTTCCAAGAAGAAATTTTTGGTCCAGTTGTCTCAGTAACAACGTTCAAAACGCAAGAAGAAGCATTAGAAATAGCCAACGATACGTTATACGGTCTTGGTGCAGGTGTATGGTCTCGTAACATGAACACTGCATACCGTTTCGGACGTGCGATTCAAGCAGGTCGCGTATGGACAAACTGTTACCATGCTTACCCAGCGCATGCTGCGTTCGGTGGATACAAAATGTCAGGTATCGGTCGCGAAAATCACTTAATGATGTTAAATCATTATCAACAAACGAAAAACTTACTAGTTAGCTACAGTGAAGATAAATTAGGATTCTTTTGA
- a CDS encoding b(o/a)3-type cytochrome-c oxidase subunit 1, which yields MIAAQDRKLALWNIAVAYIAFLIGTLAGLLQVFIRNDALQLPSWLDYYQILTAHGVLLALIFTTYFIFGFFITGMSKSLGSFGPKVRLTAWIGFAVTTIGTVLATIMIVSGKASVLYTFYAPLKASGWFYVGLALFVVGTWITSFALVGHYIVWRKEHKGKLSPLFAFMAITTIVMWIISCLGVVATVVFQFIPWAFGWVDTINVELSRSLFWYFGHPLVYFWLLPAYMAWYVVVPKLLGTKVFSDSLARLAFVLFILFSIPVGFHHQLTEPGISDFWKFLQVVLTFMVIVPSLITAFSMFATFEIAGRQKGGKGLFGWIKKLPWKDVRFTSIFVAMAFFIPGGAGGIINASFQLNELVHNTLWIVGHFHITVGTPVAMTFMGLTFWLIPYLTGRKFSKSMQKLGFIQIITWTIGMLLMSTSQHILGLLGAPRRTAYSGYNDHPAAQGWFEGLITNHVTMAIGGSILFLSAMILIYIVVMSMFLSPKAEREEDFVDFPMAESDSEHTPKFLENWWIWIGIAFALIIIAYAIPLGAMLDFPGSEGYKTW from the coding sequence ATGATTGCTGCACAAGATCGCAAGTTAGCTTTATGGAATATAGCAGTAGCATACATTGCTTTTTTAATCGGGACATTAGCCGGTTTGCTTCAAGTTTTCATTAGAAATGATGCTCTCCAATTACCAAGTTGGTTAGATTATTATCAAATTTTAACGGCACACGGTGTGTTGCTTGCACTTATTTTTACAACTTATTTTATTTTTGGTTTCTTTATAACAGGCATGAGCAAAAGTCTTGGAAGTTTCGGCCCCAAAGTTCGTTTAACCGCCTGGATAGGCTTTGCGGTGACAACGATAGGTACCGTATTAGCCACGATTATGATTGTTTCCGGAAAAGCATCGGTGTTGTATACGTTTTATGCACCACTGAAGGCAAGTGGATGGTTTTACGTAGGGCTAGCATTGTTTGTTGTTGGAACTTGGATTACTAGTTTTGCATTAGTAGGTCATTATATCGTTTGGCGTAAAGAGCACAAAGGTAAATTAAGTCCACTATTTGCCTTCATGGCAATAACAACAATTGTCATGTGGATTATTTCTTGTTTAGGCGTAGTAGCAACAGTTGTATTTCAATTCATTCCATGGGCGTTTGGTTGGGTAGATACGATAAATGTCGAATTAAGCCGCTCATTATTTTGGTATTTTGGTCATCCTCTAGTATATTTTTGGCTATTACCAGCATATATGGCTTGGTATGTAGTCGTTCCGAAATTACTTGGTACAAAAGTATTCAGTGATTCGTTAGCGCGTCTTGCATTTGTATTATTTATTCTCTTTTCAATTCCAGTTGGATTTCACCATCAATTAACAGAACCGGGGATATCTGATTTTTGGAAATTCCTGCAAGTTGTATTAACGTTCATGGTAATCGTGCCATCATTAATAACAGCTTTCTCGATGTTTGCCACTTTTGAAATAGCAGGTCGTCAAAAAGGTGGAAAAGGACTATTTGGTTGGATTAAGAAACTCCCTTGGAAAGATGTTCGCTTTACATCAATTTTTGTAGCAATGGCGTTCTTTATCCCTGGTGGAGCTGGCGGGATTATAAACGCGAGTTTCCAATTAAATGAATTAGTACACAATACGTTATGGATTGTCGGACATTTTCACATTACTGTCGGAACACCTGTAGCCATGACGTTTATGGGCCTAACATTTTGGTTGATTCCATATTTAACAGGTCGTAAATTTTCAAAATCAATGCAAAAGCTTGGATTTATTCAAATTATTACATGGACAATAGGAATGTTATTAATGTCGACATCTCAACATATCTTAGGACTTCTTGGTGCGCCAAGACGTACCGCGTATTCTGGTTATAATGATCATCCTGCTGCACAGGGCTGGTTTGAAGGTCTTATAACTAATCATGTAACAATGGCAATTGGAGGAAGTATCTTATTCTTATCAGCGATGATTTTAATTTATATTGTCGTTATGTCAATGTTCCTTTCACCAAAAGCTGAACGTGAAGAAGATTTCGTCGACTTTCCAATGGCGGAAAGCGATAGTGAACATACACCGAAATTTCTTGAAAACTGGTGGATCTGGATTGGCATTGCATTCGCTCTTATCATCATTGCCTATGCAATTCCATTAGGCGCAATGCTTGATTTCCCTGGTTCAGAAGGATATAAAACTTGGTAG
- a CDS encoding cytochrome c oxidase subunit II has product MHLHKYEKIWLVFGIVSLIVFLSIVGVSAFAHNHTPSGGVDTIDPKKVNETAPFDNPGVTKLDEDTYQVAIVALAFGYTAPELKVPVGKEIIFKVTSTDVVHSFTIVDTKVNMMVVPGHITTKSYTFDKPGKYLILCNEYCGAGHHMMSTEIEVY; this is encoded by the coding sequence ATGCATCTTCATAAGTATGAAAAAATTTGGTTAGTATTTGGTATCGTATCACTCATAGTGTTTTTAAGTATTGTAGGGGTTAGTGCATTTGCTCACAACCATACACCATCGGGCGGAGTTGATACAATTGACCCGAAAAAAGTAAATGAAACTGCTCCGTTTGATAATCCAGGAGTTACAAAGCTCGATGAGGATACTTATCAAGTTGCTATTGTGGCATTGGCTTTTGGCTACACTGCCCCAGAACTTAAAGTTCCGGTTGGTAAAGAAATCATTTTTAAAGTAACGAGTACGGATGTCGTACACAGTTTTACCATCGTTGACACAAAAGTCAATATGATGGTTGTTCCTGGTCATATTACAACAAAATCATACACTTTCGACAAACCCGGAAAGTATTTGATTCTTTGTAATGAATATTGCGGAGCAGGCCACCACATGATGTCTACAGAAATTGAGGTGTATTAG
- a CDS encoding cytochrome C oxidase subunit II: MKEVCEVSKKNQPPEINLKGTLVSVFVVGIVILAMWIIVYLMYVGR, translated from the coding sequence ATGAAAGAGGTGTGTGAAGTGAGTAAAAAAAATCAACCACCAGAAATAAATTTAAAAGGAACATTAGTAAGTGTTTTTGTTGTTGGAATTGTTATTTTAGCCATGTGGATAATCGTTTATTTAATGTATGTAGGACGTTGA
- a CDS encoding nuclease-related domain-containing protein, whose amino-acid sequence MIMKYRSDSLKLLGIEAALRRLSVSHPKYEYLTNQQKQITAGIVGEELLNKLFSRVTFKFEYFIFHDLHLKSTATFQMDSLFLTPYYAIIIEMKNIAGHIKIRKDHPQLERTLLTGKVDYFRNPIGQIVEITDVFEDFLQMHGMRLPIYQVIIFKDSNRFVEFDENSIPIFGLQELPHFIRTRPRVDVKLKPSQMKKLIDALVNNHHDYLPFPITTHFSIDSKDIVSGVRCQFCQVFSVEKAFREWRCMYCTKVFKTAHLDALNDYAMLLSNKISNKEFRSFLQIANPKQASDILRRMNLPMTGCKKKREYLLDYRNVKKPT is encoded by the coding sequence ATGATCATGAAATATCGCTCAGATTCGTTGAAATTATTAGGAATTGAGGCTGCGTTAAGAAGGCTATCAGTATCACATCCAAAATACGAATACTTAACGAATCAACAAAAACAAATAACTGCGGGCATTGTGGGAGAGGAGCTTCTTAATAAGTTATTTTCACGAGTTACATTCAAATTCGAGTACTTTATATTTCATGATTTACATTTGAAATCAACAGCCACTTTTCAAATGGATTCGTTATTTTTGACTCCATATTATGCGATTATTATAGAAATGAAGAATATCGCGGGGCATATCAAAATTCGTAAAGATCATCCACAGCTTGAAAGAACATTGCTTACGGGAAAAGTTGATTATTTCAGAAATCCGATTGGTCAAATTGTAGAAATTACAGATGTATTTGAGGATTTTCTACAAATGCATGGAATGCGATTACCCATATACCAGGTTATTATATTCAAAGATTCAAATCGGTTTGTCGAGTTTGATGAAAATAGCATACCAATTTTTGGACTGCAAGAACTTCCGCATTTTATTCGAACGAGACCACGCGTAGATGTAAAACTAAAGCCTTCTCAAATGAAGAAACTTATAGATGCATTGGTTAACAATCACCATGATTATTTGCCTTTCCCCATAACCACTCATTTTTCAATTGATTCAAAAGATATAGTTTCAGGCGTGAGATGTCAATTCTGCCAAGTTTTTTCTGTGGAAAAAGCATTTAGAGAATGGAGATGCATGTATTGCACCAAGGTTTTCAAAACAGCCCATCTTGATGCTTTGAACGATTACGCTATGTTACTAAGTAATAAAATTAGCAACAAAGAGTTTCGAAGTTTCCTTCAAATAGCGAACCCTAAACAAGCATCCGACATTCTAAGACGGATGAATCTTCCTATGACAGGATGTAAGAAAAAAAGAGAGTACTTGTTGGACTATCGAAATGTTAAGAAACCAACATAA
- a CDS encoding Crp/Fnr family transcriptional regulator, with the protein MIDTSFELKELLSIRHSVKEYNKDTYLFQEGDTIEGIYLIRSGKVQIGKITPDGREVTLRVCGSNQLVGEVTLYTTISKYMLDAKVIEDAVCVKIKIDDLEEALSNNSKLAVAFIKWMGINHQKTQTKFRDLMLHGKKGALYSTLIRMTNTYGVQKDYGILIDLNLTNQELANFCGMAREVVNRLLSDLRKQNKISMIDGKIIIRDIDYLRNKNNCENCPIAFCKID; encoded by the coding sequence ATGATCGATACATCTTTTGAATTGAAAGAATTACTTTCCATTAGACATAGTGTAAAAGAATATAACAAAGACACCTACTTGTTTCAAGAAGGTGACACTATCGAAGGTATATATTTAATTCGTTCAGGAAAAGTACAAATTGGGAAAATCACCCCAGATGGCAGAGAAGTAACCTTAAGAGTTTGTGGTTCCAATCAGTTGGTTGGCGAAGTAACTCTTTATACAACAATTTCTAAATATATGTTAGATGCAAAAGTCATTGAAGATGCAGTTTGTGTGAAGATTAAAATTGATGACCTTGAGGAAGCCCTGAGTAATAATTCTAAACTTGCCGTAGCTTTTATTAAGTGGATGGGGATCAATCATCAAAAAACACAGACTAAATTTCGTGACCTCATGCTACATGGCAAAAAAGGTGCGCTTTACTCAACGTTAATCCGTATGACAAACACTTACGGAGTACAAAAAGATTACGGAATTCTCATAGATTTGAATCTTACCAATCAAGAACTTGCCAATTTTTGTGGGATGGCACGTGAAGTGGTGAACAGATTGTTAAGTGACTTGAGAAAACAAAACAAAATTTCAATGATAGATGGAAAAATTATTATTCGCGATATAGACTATTTAAGAAACAAAAATAATTGCGAAAATTGCCCAATTGCATTTTGTAAAATTGACTAA
- the rluF gene encoding 23S rRNA pseudouridine(2604) synthase RluF → MRINKYLSEAGIVSRRGADKWIEDGRITINGEKAELGSKVGPDDNVHADGKAVKHEDPYVYIALNKPVGITSTTERHIKGNIVDFVNHPLRIFHIGRIDKDSHGLILLTNDGDIVNEILRSENEHEKEYIVKVDQPITQEFVQKMAEGVEILETKTLPCKVEKLSTHMFKITLTQGLNRQIRRMCTELGYDVKSLQRVRIMNIHVDGLSVGDWRDLTKPELEELFNTLNYTPKR, encoded by the coding sequence ATTCGTATTAATAAATATTTAAGTGAAGCAGGTATCGTATCTCGTCGCGGTGCTGATAAATGGATAGAAGATGGACGAATTACAATTAACGGAGAAAAAGCGGAGCTAGGCAGCAAAGTAGGACCTGATGACAATGTGCATGCAGACGGCAAAGCGGTAAAACATGAAGATCCATATGTCTATATTGCCCTTAATAAACCAGTTGGTATTACAAGTACCACGGAGCGCCATATTAAAGGAAACATAGTGGATTTCGTTAATCATCCACTCCGTATTTTTCATATTGGTCGAATAGATAAAGACTCTCATGGCCTTATTTTATTAACAAATGATGGGGATATTGTGAATGAAATTCTGCGTTCTGAAAATGAGCATGAAAAAGAATATATCGTTAAAGTTGATCAACCAATAACGCAAGAGTTTGTTCAAAAAATGGCTGAAGGTGTAGAGATTTTAGAAACGAAAACTTTACCATGCAAAGTTGAGAAGCTCTCTACCCATATGTTTAAAATCACTTTAACACAAGGTTTAAATCGCCAAATTCGCCGTATGTGTACTGAACTTGGTTACGACGTAAAGAGTTTACAACGTGTACGCATCATGAATATTCATGTTGATGGGTTATCTGTTGGAGATTGGCGGGACTTAACTAAACCTGAGTTAGAAGAACTATTTAATACGCTTAACTATACGCCAAAACGGTAA
- a CDS encoding DUF6904 family protein, translated as MLSITHTENLTGARISGDFWDLDEINQAIYSVIGDENKYYDWEGSRKRILSVSYEIRHASQAHRHVNFVGNGLNKEAKIHHEMVSCEKNIYYSVDVLWPELIFTIIALNDFIRLYSKNHLYPSLDVQVTTIRKFQSVVGEALQPVMSKEEHDRFMNILSSNETNVQEYAIQFVDMLNFKYIDLTKEQREKGLGKFALKLAIQDKDYHMMRDQVIKSAHDSKRAIHDMLITKKYPEEIEW; from the coding sequence TTGTTGTCGATAACTCATACAGAAAATTTAACTGGGGCACGTATTAGCGGGGACTTTTGGGATTTAGATGAAATCAACCAAGCAATTTACAGCGTCATTGGCGATGAAAATAAGTATTATGACTGGGAAGGTTCTCGCAAACGTATACTAAGTGTTTCTTATGAGATTAGGCATGCTTCTCAAGCACATCGTCATGTGAATTTTGTAGGAAATGGTTTAAACAAAGAAGCGAAGATACATCACGAAATGGTTTCATGCGAAAAAAATATTTATTATTCGGTTGACGTACTATGGCCTGAGCTCATTTTTACTATCATTGCTTTAAATGATTTTATTCGTTTATATAGCAAAAACCACTTATATCCTAGTCTTGATGTACAAGTTACAACGATACGTAAGTTTCAATCGGTTGTTGGAGAAGCTCTGCAACCCGTCATGTCAAAAGAAGAGCACGATCGCTTCATGAATATATTGAGCAGTAACGAAACAAATGTGCAAGAATATGCTATTCAATTTGTTGATATGCTCAATTTTAAATATATTGACTTAACAAAAGAGCAGCGCGAAAAGGGCTTAGGCAAGTTTGCATTAAAACTTGCAATTCAAGATAAAGACTACCATATGATGCGCGATCAAGTAATTAAATCCGCCCACGATAGCAAAAGAGCTATTCACGATATGTTAATTACAAAAAAATACCCAGAAGAAATTGAATGGTAG
- a CDS encoding response regulator transcription factor, with amino-acid sequence MKRILIVEDEIPISRVLRAYLEKHGFAVSQAFTIQQASLIFTSEAIDLVLLDVMLPDGTGWEFLQTIRAHSPCPIIMLTALGDVPDRLRGLQNGADDYMSKPFVAEEVVARIQAVLRRPTRLLDEIDARHFGKLRIHQKERQIFLHNVEVPLTPKDRALLLFLAKHPNQIFTREQLLEHVWGMNYYGSDRAVDLAVKRIRHVLKKWPKSEGEIRTIRGMGYEFHVETN; translated from the coding sequence ATGAAGCGAATTTTAATTGTTGAAGATGAAATACCCATTTCTCGGGTTCTGCGTGCATATTTAGAAAAGCATGGATTTGCTGTGAGTCAAGCCTTTACGATTCAACAAGCCTCGCTCATTTTCACCAGTGAAGCGATTGATTTAGTGTTGCTTGATGTTATGCTGCCTGACGGAACAGGATGGGAATTTCTACAAACAATTCGCGCTCATTCTCCTTGCCCCATTATCATGTTGACCGCTCTTGGAGACGTCCCTGATCGTCTTCGTGGTCTTCAAAACGGTGCGGACGATTATATGTCAAAACCTTTTGTTGCAGAAGAAGTCGTTGCACGAATTCAAGCAGTCCTTCGAAGACCCACTAGATTACTTGATGAAATTGATGCTCGTCATTTTGGCAAATTACGAATACATCAAAAAGAGCGCCAAATATTTTTACATAATGTAGAAGTTCCATTAACACCTAAAGACCGTGCACTGTTGTTGTTTTTAGCTAAACACCCGAATCAAATTTTTACGCGTGAACAATTACTGGAACATGTCTGGGGAATGAATTACTACGGTAGTGACCGCGCGGTGGATTTAGCCGTTAAACGCATACGGCATGTCTTGAAAAAGTGGCCAAAGTCTGAAGGCGAGATTCGTACAATTCGAGGGATGGGGTATGAATTTCATGTCGAAACCAATTAA